From one Desulfurobacterium thermolithotrophum DSM 11699 genomic stretch:
- the pilM gene encoding type IV pilus assembly protein PilM encodes MGWLTRFLKGEHYYLPGLDIGSYSIKLVQLKKDKDTFKLKTKSEYIYEEQVFAGTEIVDLFLLASYLKEIFKTNKIEEKNVAIHVPLSSCFYSVISIPPSKKIEEAVMNYIQSMMTPQELTQVKIDYKVLPVSIEKKGIDVAIAAVKKEFLKERVSVVEKAGLNPVIVDIEPAAFNNQFYLNYPEKTASPVCLVDFGASFTRIIISFGGYPYVTRNVEYGGYSITEQIQKEFMLSFEDAEKLKKGTSTKDVTYKEVFDKVIVRAIKKITTEILWTIENFKDRFNQDVNEIYFFGGSSKIEGLVDVVKELTGKEVYKGFPFKFDNLDNYEEFGIAAGLSLRYKGDSNVKI; translated from the coding sequence ATGGGATGGTTAACAAGATTTTTAAAGGGTGAACATTACTACCTTCCAGGTCTTGATATTGGTTCATACAGCATAAAACTCGTTCAGTTAAAAAAAGACAAAGATACTTTTAAACTTAAAACAAAATCGGAATACATTTACGAGGAGCAAGTTTTTGCTGGTACAGAAATTGTTGATTTATTTTTACTTGCTTCCTACTTGAAAGAAATTTTCAAAACTAACAAAATAGAAGAAAAGAACGTAGCAATTCACGTACCTTTATCTTCCTGCTTTTACAGCGTTATTAGTATTCCTCCTTCAAAGAAAATAGAAGAAGCTGTTATGAACTATATTCAAAGCATGATGACTCCTCAAGAACTAACGCAAGTAAAGATAGATTACAAAGTTTTACCTGTCTCTATAGAAAAAAAAGGTATAGATGTTGCTATTGCTGCTGTGAAAAAAGAATTCTTAAAAGAAAGAGTAAGTGTTGTTGAGAAAGCTGGTTTAAATCCTGTGATTGTTGATATAGAACCAGCTGCTTTCAATAATCAATTTTACCTTAACTATCCAGAAAAAACAGCATCTCCTGTTTGTCTTGTTGACTTTGGAGCTTCTTTTACGAGAATTATAATTTCCTTTGGTGGATATCCTTATGTAACTCGAAACGTTGAATATGGTGGTTATTCTATTACTGAACAAATTCAGAAAGAGTTTATGCTTAGTTTTGAAGATGCAGAGAAACTAAAGAAAGGAACTAGCACAAAGGATGTTACCTATAAGGAAGTTTTTGATAAAGTAATCGTTAGAGCAATAAAAAAAATTACAACAGAGATACTTTGGACAATTGAAAATTTTAAAGATCGCTTTAATCAGGATGTAAATGAAATCTATTTTTTTGGTGGTTCTTCAAAGATAGAAGGCTTAGTAGATGTTGTTAAGGAATTAACAGGAAAAGAAGTCTATAAAGGATTTCCTTTTAAATTCGACAATTTAGATAATTATGAAGAATTTGGAATTGCTGCAGGATTAAGCTTAAGATATAAGGGTGATAGCAATGTTAAGATTTAA
- a CDS encoding PilN domain-containing protein yields MLRFNFAEEKKSILAKYFHPDIVFTIFLLLSVLSIEQYWERSINTELVKTKDEIRKLELEKSKLKNIEKKEKELAEYRKELQKKLTVVKELERKRHVPSFLYFFGNKKYVSGIWLSSLSYQDNSINLTGNSKNLKNLYTFLKELDKNLGTVTFKNANLETIEFKNLHKQINYYKFQVNLELRNGIPH; encoded by the coding sequence ATGTTAAGATTTAACTTTGCTGAAGAAAAAAAGTCAATACTTGCTAAGTATTTTCATCCTGATATAGTCTTTACTATTTTTTTACTGCTAAGTGTTCTTTCTATTGAACAGTATTGGGAACGTTCTATTAACACAGAATTAGTTAAAACAAAGGATGAAATAAGAAAACTGGAACTAGAAAAAAGTAAGCTTAAAAACATCGAGAAAAAAGAAAAGGAATTAGCTGAGTATAGGAAAGAGCTCCAGAAAAAGCTAACAGTTGTTAAAGAACTTGAAAGGAAAAGACATGTTCCCTCATTTCTTTACTTTTTTGGAAACAAAAAGTATGTTTCGGGTATATGGTTAAGCTCTCTTTCGTATCAAGATAATTCCATAAATCTAACAGGAAACTCAAAAAATCTTAAGAATTTATATACTTTTCTTAAAGAATTAGATAAAAATCTTGGAACAGTAACATTCAAAAATGCAAACTTAGAAACTATAGAATTTAAAAATCTTCATAAACAGATAAATTACTATAAGTTTCAAGTTAATTTGGAGTTAAGAAATGGAATTCCTCATTAA
- a CDS encoding type 4a pilus biogenesis protein PilO, with protein MEFLINFYEKWLEIPRWQRWFIIIILIAFLFWCLYFLRITPLKEQLLTEKRKLESLESTVNRLKIAKKRKDKLEREITTLRKELLIIESKLPTGKEEVSKIIRSISDADSGVTIVNIQRKLPMDKKYYVEIPYKIELKSTYPQFIHWCENLSKANRILNFGNFSINSIYNLEKDKKKTKYTVNVNLEIKAFSLKR; from the coding sequence ATGGAATTCCTCATTAATTTTTATGAAAAGTGGCTGGAAATTCCAAGATGGCAAAGATGGTTTATTATCATAATTTTAATCGCTTTTCTTTTTTGGTGTCTATACTTTTTACGCATAACCCCATTAAAAGAACAATTATTAACAGAAAAGAGAAAGCTTGAATCTCTTGAGTCAACGGTAAACAGGCTAAAAATTGCCAAGAAAAGGAAAGATAAATTGGAAAGAGAAATTACTACTTTAAGAAAAGAACTTTTAATAATTGAATCAAAACTGCCAACAGGAAAAGAAGAAGTAAGCAAAATAATTCGTTCTATATCAGATGCTGATAGCGGTGTAACTATTGTTAATATTCAAAGAAAGCTACCTATGGATAAAAAGTATTACGTAGAAATTCCATACAAAATAGAATTAAAAAGTACTTACCCTCAATTTATTCATTGGTGTGAAAACTTATCAAAAGCCAATAGAATACTTAATTTTGGCAATTTTTCAATAAACTCCATTTATAATTTAGAAAAAGATAAAAAGAAGACAAAATATACAGTAAACGTTAATCTTGAAATAAAAGCTTTTAGCTTGAAGAGGTAA